The sequence below is a genomic window from Lolium perenne isolate Kyuss_39 chromosome 4, Kyuss_2.0, whole genome shotgun sequence.
GTGTGAGAGAAGTACCAAGTCTTCCAAGGCAGGGGGTTAGTTTGATGAAGTTTATGGACAAAGTTGAGGAGCAAGCACCGGTTTTGCCGGTGCCTTCTTTTAGACTGGGAAGGATTCATGTACGGATTGCTTGGGATAAAGTTTTGTTGTTAAACTGCTTATCTCACTGTTTACAATTTTAGGGGAAATAGGAAATAAAATTAGATGCCTAGATATTAGAGTAAAACAGTTGAAAAGCCATAGAATGGCCAAACCTTGTACAGCTGGAGAAGGATATGGATTCAACTTAACACATGGACATCACTTATTTAAGTACCAGTATACTGCTCCAACGAGGAAAAATGCATTATATGCCTGACCAGGTAACCATAGGTCAGCGACAAAAGTTGCACAGGTGCAGCGAATGAAGAAATTACAATTACTCACCGATCTGTCAAACTCCAAGTTAAAGCATTCCTTCACATCCTAAGTTGGCTTGCAGCCACACCTATTCCTCCTTCAAGTTAAGCATGAGAACAGTGTCAACATGTAATGCAGAATAGCAGCCTCCTCCAACTTAGTTGCACTACATGAAAAGAAAGCAGATGACTAAAAATCCAGTAAAAAGTTATCAAAATTTGTTAACTTGACGCAAAATAGAAACAAAAAACTGCACATTCCTGGACCCTTGCAGCTTATTTCCCACTATCATAAGTAGTTTTTGCTTCTAATAGCATCTGCGCTGTGTTTACCTTTACATTTCAGATAGCTTGATCCATCGTCACCTCCAGCAATAATCAGCGAGCGTTGCCTCCTCTCTGAGTATGACTGCTGCCAGATCGAGCTGTGTTGTCTTCTGGTTGAGGCCCCTGAGTCGTCACTGCTTGTCAGAGGGAGAGGGTCGGAGGAGGGAGGGTAGGGAACTGCAACAGGTCAATGCACCCACTTCATTCATCCACCAaccgttggcttgcattccctcttctacaagttcacatgtGATGCCACTATATTCTGTTTCTGGTCCGTCCTAAGGTACGACATTAACTACCATCTATGTATTGCTCGCTACGACTTTTAAGTCTGAACATATTGACAAAGAGGGCAAGTTCAGATTCCCTTTAGAAATAAGGGCAACATTGGACATCTTCAACGAGTGTACCAACAATGTGAGTTTCATGGGACTCGACTGAGAGGTACTGTAAGTCCGTTGTTTTATTCCGATGTGCTCGGTTACATAAGGCAGACAATAATTCAATTGTTTGTTTGTCTCGCACTATCTCAGCTGCTCGATGATTAGAACTATCACATTATTTTATGTTGGGATACATCATACACGTTAAAAGGAAGCTCACACCTTATTATTTACTATCTGTCCATCTTAAAATGTTTTGGATGTTGATGCTCTGCacacactctttgtttgcttattggtaGTATATATTAGCCTAATATTGGTAGACTATCTATGCGCATTAAAATAATCTTGTTATATCGAGGAAATGATGAATTTCAAATTCTTTGACAATCAACATTATAGCGTGTTTGCCTTGCCATTCTTGCTAATCTTAGCTTTAAACAGTAACTCGAATGGTAGTCAATCTGTTTAAATAGTACCATGAGAGCGCTGGCCACCATCGTGAACAGTAGGCCGTTGTGCATAGAATATTTTATACTTTTACGGAATAATAAGAGCAGCTGGTCACCCTGCATGGACACCATGAAGCACGAAAGTTGTTCCCTCACAAAAGAAAAAAGAACCACGGAGGTATCAAATAATTGCACGCCACGCTGACTGCATTATGGTGAATATATACTATCATAAACAAATATTCTCATGTATCCAAAATGAACATATCACTTCCTAAATCTTTTTACAGCGTCACACGAAATCATCAGTGCTTTGATCGCAGGAAGTACTTATTTCACTCCATCGTCTCCTTCACCACCCGCACAAATAACACGAGGACACCAAATCATATCAAACTAGACCAAGGCTTCCTGCGGACACAAAGGTCCATGGTCTCTCCTGCATCACGGCACCAAAACCGGCTAGCGGCAGCAGGAGTTGACGGTATTCACCGGCGAGGATGATGGGTGTGTGGCGGTTAGGTTTTCTCGAGAGAATAGAACTGACCCAAATACAGTAGTTAAATAACTCAATACAGTCCCTAATTAAACTAACAACCACATCAATGAATTCATGCTTCTccttttttttcattttcataactAACCAGGGGCAATTATTTTAGCAAGTGGCAATGAATAGCGTTGGGACTCCTCTTAGGCATGTTTTGGAATTATTCGAGAAACGAATTAACACATCGACACTGTCAGTGATGGATACACATACCTGCCTACAGCTCTAAGAGCATCCCACCGGGAGCCCCCAAATGCCAGCCGGCAGCAACGCTGGCAATAGGCTTTAGGGGGCGCCAACACAACGTGTGTTTGTTTGGGGGCCTGCCCCCGACGGCGCAACCCAAATCAATCCCCCAATGACCCAAAAAAAATGCGAAATTTAGACGAAATTCATTCAAACATTTAAGATTTAAACATAGTTTGAACGAATTTGAACTAAACATAAACTAAACTAATTGAAGCGACAGTCGAAGGCGCTCCAGTCGAGGGCGTCGCTGTCTCCGTCGTCGGCGCCTACGTCGCCGTTGCCGCTGTCGTCGGAGGGCGAGAAGCTCCCACTGTTGTCGTCGCGCGCCGCCGACCTCCAAGTCGATGACGTTGCCGCTGTCGGTGGCGGACCACCACTTCCCGTACTCGTCTTCGGCCGCCATGGCCTGCACGTCGTTCATGGACGCCGCCATGGCTATCGCCAAGCCGGacgagtcctcggggtcgtcggcgCTCCGCAATGCCGCCTGGCCGAGAAGGTACTCGGACAGTTTGGTGTCCTGCTCCGGGGGTGGCGTCTTCCGCTTCAGCGCGCCGGGGCCGGGGCGGCGGAAGGAAATCTGTCCTCGAGAGGGCGACGGCGGCTCCGGCTTCACGAGCCGGAAGACGATGCCGCCAGATCGTCTTCGAGGGGGCGACGACGCCTCCTACTTGACAGCGGCAAAGCGAGGGGGCGAAAGCACCTCCAGCTTGACGGCGGCGAAGCGCCCgcgagaggaagacgaggacgacgaccgcGCCGGCGCGGCCGCTGGAGCTGAGGGTGCGCGGTGGACAGGGGGCGACTCCGCGATGTAGTGCGTGTGTCGCGGCATCCTACGCGGGGGCGCGCCGTGGCGGTAGCCGCCCTACGCGAGCACGCCGTCGACATTGCGGCTGCGCCACCAGTCCCGGCGACCGAAGCGGTTGTAGGGGCCGCCGTATGGCCTGTGGGTGGCGGAGATGCCCGCCTCGCGCTCGGCGACGAAGAGCGGGCCCCAGAGCTGGCTGTCTGCGGCCTAGCTCGGGTCCGCCTGCACCACCTGCGTGAGCTCGCTCCGCCGTCAGTGAACATACTCCTCGTACACCTGCCCTTCCGGAAGCGGCGGCACAACGTAGCCGCCTGCAGATATCTTCCATCCCGATAGGAGCCGCCAGTCTGGCAGGACGAGGAGCCCCGCCTCGCACGGCGTGTGCGCCTCTCCGATGGTGAGATTGCGGGAGCGGCCGTCTCCGTGGCTGAAACCGCCAGGCACCCTGGATCCGCTGGCTTCGTAGTTGTTGGCCATGGCGGCTGGCTAGGCTAGGGTTTTTCACGTGGGCGGGGGGAACGGCGAAGTGGGCGAGTTGGGCGAGGACTGGTTGGTGGGGTGATTTTATGGGCGCCAGTGTGGCGCTGGCAGGTGACACGGTGCGTCTCGACATTACTCCGGCGTCAGGCGACGAGCCGGTGACTAGCCTTTACGTCCCGTCGGGGAGACGAAGGAGCAAACGCCGCTTTGCCTGCGGTTGTGACGCTGCCAGGCTGGACCCACGCGTTGTTACACACGCGGCGTGCGTTGTCGGCGCCCCCTCGTTCGACCCCCGAACCACAAGGTCGGCACGGAGGTGCAGGTCGGTTTATCAGGCCGCCATGTACGCCGGTGGAAGACAATTTTTTACCTCAGCCCCCTGCACCTGCCGCGATGAGAGTGCACTAGTGGTTGGGGCGCCTCCTCACCGGTCCTTAGCGGTCCAATCAAGGAGCCACAAGAATGTCCTAGGTGAACAACATAACAGCAGTAAAAGCCAGTCCACCCCATTTCATCAGCCAACGCATCAGCACAAAACCAAACCAAACAACGATGTGTTGTTTCCAGCACAAAAATGTTTACAACAGTAGAGGAAAAGGACATGACACTCAAGTTGCTCTTTGTTTATAGCACACATATCTACAAGCGGGCACTGAGAATGCAGGCTTCTATTTGCTAGTGGTTGCGAACAACGAAGCTTGAAACTCTAGTTCTTGCTGCTCTATGATCAGTTGGTGAACTTGGGGAGCGTCGTGGGCTTCAGGATGCATGCTGTCAACATTATCGAGCGTGGCCACCGATCTTGTGTCTCACAAGTGCTTGTTTCTGCTCCTCCTTGGACCACAGTTCCGAGAATCTTCCCTTTACACTGTGCTTCTTCTCCTTCAGGTACAAAGAAAAATCTGATGCAGCGACGAATGAAGGGCTCGACACTGTAGGCCACACGATGAGGACGGTGTGAGCTGTGTTCAAGATCCAGCCGGCCATCTACCCGAAGCTCGGTGGTGTTGACAACACATCCTTCCCGACCACTCCCACATCTGGTGgatggtggtttatctatccttcaatatgccgacgatacaattctatttatggatcatgatctcgaaAAAGCTCGCAATCTGAAATTAATATTGGCGGCTTTCGAGCAGTTGTCGGGattaaaaatcaatttccataaaagtgaattgttctgttttggtGATACCCAAAATGATACGGCTCTGTATACAGAGTTGTtcggttgtgggcaaggccaatttcctattcgctatttgggtattccgattcactatcggagactcacaatcgctgaatggaaaatagtggaagaaagattacaaaaacgccttagtagttggaagggtaaattgttgtccctggggGGAGATTGATACTCATTAACTCggtactgacaaatatggtactgtatatgttatcattcttccttttaccgaaaggaattctgcataaactcgattattatcgatccagattcttttggcaaggggacagcgagaaaaagaaatatcgactgattaaatggagtatagtttgtagtcccaaagatcaaggcgggcttggagttcatgacctggaggtcaagaattcagctctgctaggatgggatttggcaaagtATTCTCCGGAGAAAATATATCGGCTCGAAGAcgctatcccaagtggtttggaaacctggggattcacacttctgggccaGTCTCATGGCGACAAAGAATGTCTTttttcgccatggtactttctcgaTTAAGAATGGAGCTCAGATATggttctgggaagatgtttggttagacaatgcacccttaagtgaacaaTACCCTGTtttgtatagtattgttcgtcgccaaggtgataccattgccacagtaatggctacctcacctccgaatgtgacgttcagacgggttttgctTGGACAAAGGCTTTTGGCATGGAATTTCCTAATTCACCGGCTGGAAGATATTCACCTATCGCCTGAACCggatgaatttagatggaatcttcatgtagatggcaCCTTCTCGgtcaaatctttatacaatgcgatccttcattctgatataccagttgataataataagaaaatttggaagatgaagataccattaaaaataaaaaaaattggatggtatcttcgtcgaggagttattctcaccaaagacaatcttgttaagcggaattggaacggaagtacacggtgtgttttctgtcatcatgatgaaaccattAAACACCTATTCTTCCGGTGCCaatttgctagatctatatggtcagtcatccaagtagcgtctagcctgtatcctccgactagtgtggccaatgtctttggcaattggcttcacggtatcgattcaaggttcaagttgcttcttagggtgggagcgctagcagttatctgggcgctttggctaagtagaaatgacaagatttttaacgataaaaattgcTCTTTATTGcaagtcatctacagatgtacatgtattctccgtttgtggttacctcttcagcgagtggagaaccgagacctatttacggaggtctgtacacggttggaggctacggcgagggatacttttttcctacatgggtgacagcatagtctacggattgaagccccactCACTCCTTAGGCGTCATATGTTTCATCgcttcgatatgtatttcgcctagttttttatccatcttttgacttgagacacataaaacggttgtgtgcatcctggttatgcagaggctggatgtaattgcttttaaagtaataaagcatcctttatcgaaaaaaaaatccTTCCCGACCACTTCTACAACATCACAAACATTGCATGTTGATACCGGCAAAAGATACATAAGTTAGCTAAATGGCGTAATCAAGTACCGGAAGAAAATAAATTCATTGTTACTTTCAAGGATAATATTCAGCCACACAGATATCCCGTAAAACTAACAATGAGAAACAACGGAGCAAGTGAAATGTATCATCTGATAGACTATTTGACAATAGCAAGTGTGTAACACAATGTGCTCGGATGAGATCATGTAATTACTTATAATACATTCATCAAATTCATGGCACGAAATATTTGACGTGATCAGGGATCCCAACTATAAGATTTCAGGAAGTATGGTGGCAATTAGCAAACACGAAGCAGGTTTTTTGTTCACTCCACCATGTCGAGGTAAGGTTAACCGGCATGCAGACTATAACCATTTTCGCTCTACGGAGATTGACGGCATCACTATTCACCATGCATGAATTAACTATGCATATGATGGCAGTAGCTCATAGCTCAACTAAAATGGCAACCATATACAAGGAAAAGCAACAGTGATTAAATAGGACTGAAGCATGACATAGTGTGTATAGCATGTAGAATGAAGGGgacaaagaaaaggaaaattgccTGCCAATTTATTTCCCTTACTACTTGAACACTAAAGTGTAGGCCCCAATACTTTCATAGGCATGTTCAAATATAAGCGCTAGGCATTTTGCTGTTGCCTAGTAAAGCTGAAAAATGAACCACTCACTAATATCGGCCTACAGAAAAAATATAGTAATAACATCAGAACATAGTGCAACCTGCGACATCTTGATGTATTTCTTTGATCTATCCAGGTCTTTTTTTGGCCAAACTTACTTCAGAATAACCTCCTCCATCCAAGTTCTGCAAGCAGCAAGCTTCGGCTCAGTATTATCAAACAGTGATGTCGATTGGAAATTTTGAAGCAGTAAACAATACAAAAAAAACATTCTTCAGCAAACCATGACAGACTGAAAGCCAATGACCTAGTACCTCAAGTATTTTACTCCATTAATTATACACCACGAGACAACTGACAATATCTTCTAGTATATCTAAATATGTTCTGAGGCACAAATTAACAGGTGTTTTGCCCACCTTATTTGTTTTGTACATTTTTTTACTACACCCTTAATAAAGCTGGCTCTGGCCCTTTCAACAAGAGTCATGGTGTGAGTTAATTTACACAAAGTACGGTTATTACTGTCAATAAAAGGAGCTCAACTTCCATTCTAACATCTAGTCAAAAATTGTGTAGCTTTACCATACAAGGAAAATTAGCTAGACTTCACATATGGAAGCATTCATATATCAGACGTGAAATAAATATACATCTGTAAACAAGAGAAACTCACTCAGTGTCACTGGTCAGCATCCCTCAAGAGTACAAGAGCAGAGTTATCGTAGATGAAGAAATTGCACTATTCTCTTTCCACTCTTGATAGCTATAGGTTTCCATGAAAAAAAAAATATAGAAGAAGCATAACTAATTACAATTCAAAAGGCATAACTAATTATAAAAGTATAGGGCACTATATAAAAGAatggacatatataattttaCACACGTGAAAACAGGCAAAAGGTTTCTCTACAGTGGGGAAGCCAAAAACTAAATAAAAAAACGTAGTTCTTTATATCCAACCAAATACATGGAACAAACAAAACAAATTGGCAAGAATTCaacatatacatggaagaaaccaCAGCTCACCAATAGGATACTGAGCCACTGAGGAAAACTGACCAACAgctcatgtttcaaccaagtgttctCCCACTCTCCAACACCTTCAAACTCTTGCTCGGTTGTAAGCATCACGACATTGACACAGAACCTGCAATAAAAAAGTTAACTTAAAAAATAATACATTGAACTATAACATaatatgttttttttttcacCACCCTACAGCAGTTACAATATCAAATTCTTGTAACACGAAGGGGAAGTAGATTCATGCTGAATCTTCATTTAGGCATTTTTCAATCACGTTCTCAGCAATATGTATACATAATGCAATTGAATCCTCCATATCTCTCATTAAGTCCAAATCATTCCTAATCTCCCATTCAGTCCAGCTCACTCATGTTTATCTTGCATAAATGCAGAGATTGACATAGATGATGCGTAGGTAAGAATTATTTAGATTCATCATATATGGATAGCATGCATACCTCAAACCATTGATGATGCTAGCGACCGATTCGAGCTTGATGCCGCCGTCTTTCAAGCATGATGCCACTGTCTTTCCCTCCTTCCTACAGCCCACCGCAACTCCATTGGCTCCATCTCGCAGTTCAATGGTGCCCTGCCGGGATATGTAGGTCGCCTGCCCCGTTCGTGGTTGACTCTGCAACCAATGGCTCTAAGGTCGTCACAGTTTGAGCAGCGGTGCCGCCGCCTCCCAATGTCATCCTCCTTGTCACCGGCTGCGGTGCAGCCGACACGACGGAGCGTGTACTGCTCCTCGTGTTGGACACCGAGGAAGGAGAGGCCAAATCAGGTGTGGCGCGAGGTGTGTGGAAGCGTGAGAGGAATTCATTTTTGGTGGTTCTCCTCGAGTGCCGAGGTCCCTTAAGTCTTGCGAAAGTCTAATTTTGGTCCCTCACCTCTGTTTTGATCTAAATCTGCCCTCAAACTCTTAATTAAGTCCAATTTTGGTCCTTAACATCGGTTTAATGATGGTTGAACGGTTTTTGACTCTTTTTTTTCTACCATCATGGACATAATTGGCTGGTTTTAATCTACCTGTGATCATTTTTACTCAGTCAATAAATAGAAAAATACCCTTGCCCAGCACACATGTGTGCCGCCTCCACCTTTCTCGCTCGGTGCAGCAGTCCTCGCCACTTCAGTCGCCTCCGCCTTTCCTCCTGACGCAAAAGCCCTGGCATGTCCGCCGATTTTGCCTTTCTCGCCCGGCTTATCCACCCTAGTAGTGTGAGGCGCCATCACTAGGTGTTGGGGAAGAGTTAGGGGTACTACGACAAATGGATAATGATCATGATCTCGCCGGCGAACGTTCAAAATGTTAATTGCATAAATTATCTCAAGATGAGACGGTCCTACGTGGACTAAACTTGTCCAAAGCTGTCCACGGTGGTAAAAAAGAAAGAGTCAAAAACCGGTCAACCATCGTTAAACCGCTACCAGGGACCAAAATTGAACTTAATTAAGAGTTTAAGGGCAAATTTAGACTAAAACAAATTTAAGGGACCAAAGTTAGACTTTTGTGATACATGAGAGACCAAAAGTGCACTTAACCCCCAAAGCTTCCCATACAATATATACTAGCCAACCTAGTTCGAATTTGCTTCTTCTTTAATTACAATACAGTTGccaattttcattttcattttattTATAGTAGAACCCGATGCCGGGCGCACCAGCTCATGAGTGGGGTTGCACTTGCGCCTCGTTTCCGCCTATAAATACCACCCCTCTGCGAAGCCTTGAGAAGAAATCTCTACCACTCCCGCTGCACTGCACTGCACACCCGCCTTCTTCCTCCCTCCTCTCCTTCTGGTTGCTTGACAGCGCGGCCACCATGAAAACCCCTCACTTTACCGGGGAAGTTGCCGGCGCCTCTTGGGCTCACGAGGTCAAGCAGGCCCTCCGTGACAAGCTCCGATGGTCCGCCACCGGCACCGCGGGCGTCGCTGGCGCCGCGAGGCCGGCAGTCTCAGTGCCCGTCGCGGCGACGGCCCAACCGAGCCTCGGTGAAGACGGCCGGGGCTCGGCCGCCACGACCACGACCGAGGACCCCATCAGGAGGGTCATGTTCTTGGCCCCCTAGGGTCACACATAAAAAGGGGAAAGTAACATCAGAGCGTATGCACGCTTTTGGTTGGTTCTGCAATTACACCTGAACACAAACAAATATGGAGTGCGTATATTTGGTCATAAGGACCATGACCATGAACTCATCAGTCAAGGACCTAATCAAGAACTAGATCGAGTTGGGTATGATCTGAAAAGTTCACGCTTATGATCTTGACAACTTCATGCCCTCTTGGCCGGCCAGAtggagagatcttgacaagttcaTGCGCATCGGTGCTGGGTTGAAGCGCCAGAGCTGCAGCTTTGTAGCCATGAACCTGTTTTTTGTTCTCTCCAGAAAGTTTGTACCAAGAGCCTGTGAAAAGCTATATATGAGCTAGCCTTATGTACCAACAATTAAGCCTGTGAAAACTATGAGCATGTAAAGCTCTCCCTTCTCTGAAGAGTTGATTTTGTTCAGATACTTGTGCTTCTGTACAATACATGCTGAGAAACCAGATGCATGCAGGGTACTTCTACCCTTTTTCCCTTTCATGTCTCATGATCTGGAAAATGGTTGTTGGAAACCAGCCAGGATCATGGTCATGAAAGACTAATGATCGGAAGAGTTCTCTCTCCCATGTTAATTTAGGGGCAATAATTCACaggtaaaagaaaagaaaaaaggaaggccACTTTGAATTCGATTCCTCTGTTCCTGTAAACTAGTGACCTGAGAATCATATTCTAGACAAGAAAAAAAACAAAGCCTCTCACTTGCAAGGATAGGCCAAACCAGGGTGGGCCAATCCCCTTGCTTGCTTTCCACAGCACCTTATCTTATCTTTCAGGTATCCACAAAGATATTGGCATCGACACTATGCAAAAAAAATAGACAACATATATATAACCAAAGGTGGATAGGCTTTGTTCGAGGCGACATCTACCAGAAACTGAATTTTCAGGAGTCATGCTTTCAGATGTCTCCTGCTCACAAGGCAGAGTTTCAGTTGAGACAGCTTATTCACCATTTTGATTCTAGGATTGAGCATAGGTATTTAACAAACAACCTCCGGGTAAGAAGCCCCAAGATATTTTTGTAGTCGAGAAAAGGCTCCGTAAAGACATCTCCACCTCTGACGGGAGACCAAGGGACACATGGCACTCATAGGGATACACGACGAGGGGCTCACACCTAGAGCCCTTACCATACTATGGTCTAGTTTTAGTCCAACAAATTTTGGGTTttcacaacaacaacaataataacAAACAGAACAACAACAAAAAGGTACGAACTTTGGTTTTCAGAGTTTTTTGAGTTGCTACGGGTCACAACTTTTTACAAAGTCAGCTGAATGTACAACAGATCATACAGTTGTCCACCAACTGCGCACTACTGAAAAAGGGGGCGAAAACATCAAATGGGAGCGCAGCTACACTTATCTTGATTGCTTATCTGACAACGATGGCTCAACTTCTTCCCCTAGCTAGTTCGAAGAGACCAAAGTTTCCGGGTACCTTCTCTTTTCTCATCTTCGGTCACAAGTTAAGCTGAAATTATATGTGAGACAACTTATGAATAAGCTTGGAACAAAAGAAGCAGCAGTATTGATTCTCTAAATGtattactccctctgtcccacGAAAGTTGTTcgagatttgtctaaattcgaatgtatctagacactaaatagcatctagatacatccaaattttaacaaatctCAGACAAGTTTCATGGGACGGACGGAGTAGAAAAATTTACAGAATCTCCAAAGTTCCAGGTTAATGCAAATTAGGTTTCATCCTCTATTACATACCGGGCCTATTAAGCACCCCAATCGCACACGCTTACGCAAAAACTGTGTGTGATGACACCATCGCACATGgtctcctcgtcgctcgcggcaCTAAGTACGCGGCCGGCTGTTCGGGCGTCGGGAGCCACCAATGCACTGCGACCATCACCGTACATAAGGACCACCTCACGATCCCTCCACTCACCATGTCCACCTCTTCTCCCTCGTCTCCGGCGGGCAACATCGACAGCGACGACGGGTCGCCGCTGACGACGTCAGCCATCGTCGCGCAGGCCGTTTCCGGGTCGCATGTCGTCAATATAGACGGCTACTCCCGCACCAAGGGGCTTGGCACCGGCAAGTACATCGCCTCCGAGACTTTCGCCGTCGGAGGCCATCGTTGGCGTATGCGCTACTATCCAGACGGCGATGCCTCTGCTAGCGCCGATTGGATATCCATCTTTCTGTGGTGCTCTGATCGACCTGATGCTGATGAAGTCAAAGCAGAATTCAGGATAAGTCTGCTTGACCAAGATAGGCAGCCAGTGCCATCATACAGCAGACCCAGCAGCGAGATACACACCTTCTCCAGCAAAGGGCCATCTTGGGGCTTCGCTGAGTTCATCAAAAGGAAGGACTTGGAAGAATCCCGTTACCTGATGGATGATTCTTTCAGCATCAGGTGCGACGTCACCGTGTCAAAGGAGATCTTCACGGAGCAGGTGCCGCCGTCTGTGGTGGTGCCACCGTCCGACATGCACCAACATCTTGGAAACCTACTCTTAACCGGCGAGGCAGCCGACGTCACTTTCGAGGTCGGCGCCGAGACATTCGCCGCACACAGGTGCGTCCTCGCAGCTCGGTCATCGGTCTTCAAGGCGGAGCTCCTTGGCCCCATGAAGGAGAAGGCCGCGACTCTGGTGCAAATCGACGACATGGAACCCAGGGTGTTCAGGGCTTTGCTGCACTTCATCTACACCGACTCGCTGCCCGCGGTGGACGACGGTGacggggcggcggccatggctcaGCACTTGCTTGTCGCGGCGGACAGGTACAACCTGGAGCGGTTGAAGCTGATCTGCGAGGGGAGGCTGTGCGACCACGTCTGCAGAGGTAACGTGGCGACGACAATGGCGCTGGCCGAGCAGCATGGCTGCGCTGCTCTGAAAAAGGCTTGCTTCAGGT
It includes:
- the LOC127291924 gene encoding BTB/POZ and MATH domain-containing protein 2; protein product: MSTSSPSSPAGNIDSDDGSPLTTSAIVAQAVSGSHVVNIDGYSRTKGLGTGKYIASETFAVGGHRWRMRYYPDGDASASADWISIFLWCSDRPDADEVKAEFRISLLDQDRQPVPSYSRPSSEIHTFSSKGPSWGFAEFIKRKDLEESRYLMDDSFSIRCDVTVSKEIFTEQVPPSVVVPPSDMHQHLGNLLLTGEAADVTFEVGAETFAAHRCVLAARSSVFKAELLGPMKEKAATLVQIDDMEPRVFRALLHFIYTDSLPAVDDGDGAAAMAQHLLVAADRYNLERLKLICEGRLCDHVCRGNVATTMALAEQHGCAALKKACFRFLTSPGNLKAVVASDGFEHLRSSCPSVLEELVTKLAP